A genomic segment from Salvia splendens isolate huo1 chromosome 13, SspV2, whole genome shotgun sequence encodes:
- the LOC121760720 gene encoding uncharacterized protein LOC121760720, translating to MAWNNMRKRGPEWKHGWTGQALSSISAPPLPLVTVFAIVVFLLSLSQYATYRELMHYAMFNFKILMFVAPVLLVFLLRSSLLSSVGGIRFREAGTFPWGVALVLVALLLLLSYQSSVQSRWFRFGSSD from the coding sequence ATGGCTTGGAACAACATGAGGAAACGAGGCCCGGAGTGGAAACACGGCTGGACAGGGCAAGCCTTGTCGTCCATCTCCGCGCCTCCTCTTCCTCTGGTCACAGTTTTCGCCATCGTCGTCTTCTTGTTATCGCTCTCTCAGTACGCAACGTACAGGGAGTTAATGCATTATGCTATGTTcaatttcaagattttaatGTTTGTGGCTCCTGTTTTGCTCGTGTTTTTGTTGCGTTCGAGCCTGCTTAGCAGTGTAGGGGGTATCAGGTTCCGGGAGGCGGGCACATTCCCATGGGGCGTGGCGCTCGTGCTGGTGGCGCTGCTCCTGCTGCTGTCTTACCAGTCTTCAGTTCAGTCTAGATGGTTCCGTTTTGGGAGTTCCGATTAG